In Solanum lycopersicum chromosome 5, SLM_r2.1, the following are encoded in one genomic region:
- the LOC138348514 gene encoding uncharacterized protein: protein MLAAQSIQLGINDVVVAGGMENMSNVPKYFTEARKGSRLGHDSLVDGMLKDGLTDVYNDCGMGVCAEICAENHKITREDQYDVYGNLFGLLASHPIAPLVTLHHLDVVEPIFPNVTRVQALQRLTVPMKLDSAGLMQQSICYDKANSWTISVSWGFAVQIFRRVLSPREMEMPSRTFLNWYKRADYTAYAFLNCKEPMPKTFCVLFVNCQNGSFQQPNSEPVFSSSSSSSSMQMEDDRPC from the exons ATGCTTGCAGCACAAAGTATACAGTTGGGCATCaatgatgttgttgttgctggTGGAATGGAAAACATGTCTAATGTCCCCAAGTATTTTACAGAAGCAAG GAAGGGATCTCGTCTAGGTCATGATAGTCTTGTTGATGGAATGCTTAAAGATGGTTTGACGGATGTCTACAATGATTGTGGTATGGGAGTTTGTGCTGAAATATGTGCTGAGAATCACAAAATCACAAGAGAGGATCAG TACGATGTGTACGGAAACTTGTTTGGTCTGCTAGCATCACATCCAATAGCGCCATTGGTAACGTTGCACCATCTTGATGTGGTGGAGCCAATCTTTCCCAATGTGACTCGAGTGCAAGCTTTACAGCGTCTTACAGTTCCAATGAAGCTTGACTCGGCTGGTCTTATGCAACAATCCATTTGCTATGACAAAGCTAACAGTTGGACCATATCAGTGTCATGGGGATTTGCAGTTCAAATATTCCGTAGGGTGTTGTCCCCCCGCGAAATGGAAATGCCATCAAGAACTTTCCTAAATTGGTATAAGAGAGCAGATTACACTGCGTACGCTTTCCTAAATTGCAAGGAACCCATGCCAAAAACcttttgtgttttatttgtCAATTGCCAAAATGGATCCTTCCAGCAACCAAACAGTGAGCCAGTATTCTCGTCATCGAGTTCCTCATCCAGCATGCAAATGGAAGACGACAGACCCTGCTGA